Proteins from a genomic interval of Toxoplasma gondii ME49 chromosome Ia, whole genome shotgun sequence:
- a CDS encoding hypothetical protein (encoded by transcript TGME49_294430), whose amino-acid sequence MELPTECGGRAASTPQSLPLLQNSLKRDPPAYFGEFQLQFERLRGLLAVMEQQPQRPVKDLRQLLMFLAHTSPCYSPKVSETPLKTREKKDMTQNDRSGDSPGAFLPLSTSFAFDEDVEKKGVEDRHYSAELAASIQRILTQLSSSLHPQTRQSLLLSLLLLRRKQQLSCLDLLRVSVQLLQANDKSCRQTLFSFVTRDVSKLCLADRMQQSFARLSPELFAMLARPACPLAARLALCCLIQVYRQQRHSGGLSIHQNSKNFKKIVNAAAACTLAGDTKLATSAALFLLGELQSASSHIANVEDNESDDEEDAAVEAEAKRLTRSQEGVSKKTASAKKKLKRAKAKLQRQVARKQQRAEQQQLLGGVVASASIIDLLFDPQGLAEKLFGRVKGQSDRFSSRLIFLNLLSRLIGHHKLLLFNFYPFIQKYLQPHQRLVSSLLAILATAVHELVPPQELLPIVKHIADVFINETRGEEVITVGINAITEICSRAPLCMTKDLLSDLVEYRRERRSKSVVMAARRLMNLYRDVLPAMLPPNARGKDAAMAVRNNEEESFSFGQFKPAENLTGLDELEKLQKLVKARKRMREEEEEEEDEEEEEEEEDGDEEEGDEEEEEEEDEEDGDEEEEEEEDEDGDEEDEEEEDEEDEDEEEDEDHPKKMRRVCPTVKGEGSSSEAVASSSLAMDRILTPEEFHALRVLQAKSVVETGGARKGSKKQEGEEEQERLLSLLAKTGGVEAGVDASDEDGSDLSSDEELEAEADSMFVSSTELEGLAGRKRRQARERNRLKEEAKMERKRAGKSAPWPFARKQREAAEASLAADPSKRHKTVVTGNAPQKLKARNKPLAMVRQSRKLRDKKQQSVKQKLQNLKKQIKNLKKSQVGRPRRRKR is encoded by the exons ATGGAGCTTCCGACAGAGTGCGGCGGAAGAGCCGCCAGCACCCCGCAGTCACTTCCTTTGCTGCAG aATTCCTTGAAACGCGACCCTCCAGCGTACTTCGGCGAGTTTCAGCTTCAGTTCGAGCGCTTGCGAGGTCTTCTGGCCGTGATGGAGCAACAGCCTCAGCGTCCTGTGAAGGATCTGCGACAGCTGCTCATGTTCCTCGCCCAT ACGAGTCCGTGCTACAGTCCGAAGGTCTCTGAGACCCCACTGaagactcgagagaagaaggacatgACGCAAAACGACCGCTCTGGAGATTCGCCTGgtgcctttcttcctctctcaacttctttcgcctttgaCGAGGACGTGGAAAAAAAAGGCGTTGAAGACAGACATTACTCTGCAGAGCTCGCCGCGTCGATTCAGAGAATTCTCACCCagctttcgtcttctctccatccGCAAACGAGacagtctctgcttctttctctgcttcttctcagaagaaagcaacag CTCTCTTGCTTGGACCTGCTTCGGGTGTCAGTACAGCTGCTGCAGGCCAACGACAAGTCCTGCCGCcagactctcttctccttcgtcacGCGCGACGTATCCAAGCTCTGCCTGGCAGATCGCATGCAACAG agtttcgctcgcctctcgccgGAGCTTTTCGCGATGCTGGCCCGGCCGGCTTGCCCTTTGGCGGCGCGCCTCGCGCTCTGCTGCTTGATTCAGGTGTACaggcaacagagacacagtgGCGGCCTGTCGATACATCAGAACAGCAAGAATTTCAAGAAAATCGTCAACGCAGCCGCAGCTTGCACTCTCGCGGGCGATACGAAACTCGCGACTTCTGCTGCACTTTTCCTCCTCGGAGAACTGCAG AGTGCCTCAAGTCACATTGCGAATGTGGAGGACAACGaaagcgacgacgaagaagacgctgcaGTTGAGGCAGAGGCAAAACGTCTCACACGCTCCCAAGAGGGGGTCTCCAAGAAGACGGCatcggcgaagaagaaactcaaACGCGCAAAA GCGAAGCTCCAGCGGCAGGTGGCGCGAAAGCAGCAGAGGGCAGAGCAACAGCAGCTGCTTGGCGGAGTCGTTGCCTCGGCTTCCATCATCGACCTTCTCTTCGACCCCCAGGGCCTCGCGGAGAAACTCTTCG GACGAGTGAAAGGGCAATCCGACAgattctcttctcgcctcatTTTCCTCAACCTCCTCTCGCGACTGATTGGTCACCACAAgctccttctcttcaactTTTACCCTTTCATCCAG AAATATTTGCAGCCGCATCAGCGCCTGGTGTCTTCGCTCTTGGCCATTCTCGCGACTGCAGTCCATGAGCTGGTGCCTCCTCAGGAATTGCTTCCTATCGTCAAACACATTGCCGACGTCTTCATCAACGAAACGCGGGGCGAAGAAGTCATCACAGTCGGCATCAATGCC ATAACGGAGATTTGCTCAAGAGCGCCTCTGTGCATGACGAAGGACTTGTTGTCTGACCTGGTGGAGTatcggcgagagagaagaagcaagagcgTTGTGATGGCGGCGAGACGCCTGATGAATTTGTACAGAGATGTTTTGCCTGCGATGCTACCACCAAACGCCCGCGGCAAAGACGCTGCGATGGCTGTGCGCAACAACGAG GAGGAGAGCTTTAGCTTCGGCCAGTTCAAACCAGCAGAGAATCTCACTGGTCTCGATGAGCTGGAGAAGCTGCAAAAGCTGgtgaaagcgagaaagagaatgcgagaagaggaagaagaagaggaagacgaagaagaggaagaagaggaagaagatggagacgaagaagaaggagacgaagaagaggaagaagaggaagacgaagaagatggagacgaagaagaggaagaagaggaagacgaagatggagacgaagaagacgaagaagaagaagacgaagaagacgaggatgaagaagaggatgaagaTCACCCGAAGAAGATGCGTCGAGTGTGTCCGACTGTGAAGGGCGAAGGAAGTTCGAGTGAGGCGGtggcgtcttcctccctggcGATGGATCGCATCTTAACGCCGGAGGAGTTTCATGCCTTGCGGGTCTTGCAGGCGAAGAGTGTCGTGGAAACGGGAGGCGCTCGCAAAGGttcgaagaagcaggaaggcgaggaagaacaagagcgtcttctgtcgctgcttgCCAAGACCGGCGGAGTCGAAGCGGGCGTCGACGCGAGCGATGAGGATGGCAGCGACCTCTCCTCAGATGAAGAACTGGAGGCCGAA GCCGACAGCATGTTTGTGTCGAGCACGGAGCTGGAGGGTCTCGCAGGCCGGAAGCGGCGGCAAGCGCGAGAGCGGAATCGCTtgaaggaggaggcgaagatggagagaaaacgcgcgggGAAGAGTGCCCCTTGGCCGTTCgcgaggaaacagcgagaagctgcagaagccTCTCTTGCCGCCGACCCGTcgaaaagacacaaaacggTCGTCACTGGAAATGCGCCGCAAAAACTGAAAGCGCGCAACAAACCGCTGGCCATGGTTCGACAG AGTCGGAAGTTGCGCGACAAGAAGCAGCAAAGCGTGAAGCAGAAACTCCAGAACTTGAAGAAACAAATCAAAAACTTGAAGAAAAGCCAAGTCGGCCGCCccaggaggagaaagcgatGA